Proteins encoded by one window of Cloeon dipterum chromosome 4, ieCloDipt1.1, whole genome shotgun sequence:
- the lin gene encoding protein lines, which yields MTEPVKKRARVHPGVDVVNQPQEDRELVALQELLLSQCLCSLPEVLDEVGWLERRILPQGACTAWTRDQALLFVSTLQLLCETSYKQLSSQGIQCRRLARMCDAVVTCNYRLIELLISDELCGGCDPYVRFASGRALPALLVASRQRIDPMWLETLADAALVPSPLTATFALDVFRRVLEWRDVDCHPTEDASGASTSSSVNSYASPVGSCNQVPDPEGADSQAAKCACIHALESRWTLLVNHYDSLMASYASANEAAITTFVALWEAIISVKANLSVVDTKPFYSHLDGFVVLLGPNLPPLLWKRLLGLFNEVMCYGSTLALQDTIAEEPCALAHLVVRSVKDWHLLDALPFRSGNGGFGGRHGGSSEEGDRPLLQKMCLLVLKSVAVTVKETRSDSSSSDASSSSGGGGNGGSSEEEAAAAADDMAVIARSIAEVLRRLDACVKSLMPFHPETPLAQWVVQLFSDQDDALVEGMVCCLDVEVGLSVALTSSLVSNTLRTALSPTQTFAQFLRTVSHDHEVLLDLLVSNETCFLLYLLRFLKYARRQWSDFVAACDRELENIMTVLIRLRISINRLVSKALFPYNIKPVLRLLEKCERMYEDGDFH from the exons GCTCGATGAGGTCGGCTGGCTCGAGCGGCGGATCCTTCCTCAGGGTGCGTGCACGGCTTGGACTCGTGACCAGGCGTTGCTGTTCGTCAGCACGCTGCAGCTGCTGTGCGAGACCTCGTACAAGCAGCTGTCCTCTCAGGGCATTCAGTGTCGTCGGCTGGCCAGAATGTGTGACGCCGTCGTCACGTGCAATTACAGACTGATCGAGTTGCTGATCAGCGACGAGTTGTGTGGCGGTTGCGACCCTTATGTCCGATTCGCCAGCGGACGGGCCCTGCCGGCGCTGCTGGTGGCGTCCAGGCAGCGCATCGACCCTATGTGGCTTGAGACGCTGGCTGACGCCGCCCTTGTGCCTTCGCCCCTCACCGCCACCTTCGCCCTCGACGTCTTCCGCAGGGTGCTCGAGTGGCGGGACGTTGACTGCCATCCCACCGAAGACGCGTCCGGAGCGTCCACGTCGTCCTCGGTTAACTCCTACGCATCACCTGTTGGCTCCTGCAATCAG GTTCCAGATCCTGAAGGGGCTGACTCACAAGCGGCCAAGTGCGCGTGCATCCACGCGCTGGAGTCTCGTTGGACGCTGCTGGTGAACCACTACGACAGCTTGATGGCTAGTTACGCGAGCGCCAACGAGGCGGCGATCACGACGTTTGTGGCGCTGTGGGAGGCGATCATCTCAGTGAAGGCGAACTTGTCTGTGGTGGACACGAAGCCGTTTTACTCGCACCTTGACGGTTTCGTCGTGCTGCTGGGCCCCAATCTACCTCCGCTGCTGTGGAAGCGCCTCCTTGGACTCTTCAATGAGGTGATGTGCTACGGCAGCACCCTGGCCCTGCAGGACACGATCGCCGAGGAGCCGTGCGCGTTGGCGCACCTTGTCGTGCGCAGCGTCAAGGACTGGCACCTGCTGGACGCGCTACCCTTCCGCTCCGGCAACGGTGGCTTCGGCGGAAGGCATGGTGGTTCCTCTGAGGAGGGTGACCGACCGTTGCTGCAGAAGATGTGCCTGCTGGTGCTCAAGAGCGTCGCTGTCACCGTCAAGGAGACACGCTCCGATTCAAGCAGTAGCGACGCCTCCTCCAGctctggcggcggcggcaacggcggctcGTCCGAAGAGgaggcggccgccgctgctgatGACATGGCCGTCATCGCGCGCAGCATCGCTGAAGTGCTCCGCAG GTTGGACGCGTGCGTCAAGTCTCTGATGCCATTCCACCCTGAGACGCCGCTAGCACAGTGGGTGGTGCAGCTGTTCTCGGACCAAGACGATGCTCTTGTCGAGGGCATGGTCTGCTGCCTGGACGTCGAGGTGGGTCTCTCGGTGGCCTTGACGTCCAGCCTGGTGTCCAACACGCTCAGGACAGCGTTGTCGCCGACGCAGACGTTCGCGCAGTTTCTGCGAACGGTATCGCACGACCACGAGGTGCTGCTCGATCTGCTTGTGTCCAACGAGACGTGCTTTCTGCTCTACCTGCTGCGCTTCCTCAAGTACGCGCGCAGGCAGTGGTCCGACTTTGTGGCCGCCTGCGACCGAGAGCTCGAGAACATCATGACTGTACTCATTAGGCTAAGGATTTCGATCAACCGCTTGGTGTCGAAAGCTCTGTTCCCGTACAACATCAAACCAGTGCTGAGACTGTTGGAGAAGTGCGAGCGAATGTACGAGGACGGAGACTTCCATTAG
- the NC2alpha gene encoding dr1-associated corepressor → MPSKKKKYNSRFPPGRIKKIMQTDDEVGKVAQAVPVIISRALELFVESLLTKAVQITTARKAKTLTPSHMKHCILSESRFDFLKEFVKTVPDLVGDTDDIPGSSSSFTTLEELAAPPTLTLPNGVHITVSPGDGAAAAVSSAQVESQSPVPPLAPMPPSLIPAVPPLIYYPQASPVKSIAASAASTSPSHLEIDEDYDAV, encoded by the exons ATGCCAagcaaaaagaagaaatacAACTCTAGATTCCCCCCG GgaagaattaagaaaataatgcaaacgGATGATGAAGTGGGCAAAGTGGCACAAGCTGTTCCTGTCATCATCTCAAGAGCACTGGAGTTGTTCGTCGAGTCCCTTTTAACCAAGGCAGTGCAAATCACCACTGCCAGGAAAGCCAAGACTTTAACTCCTTCACACAT GAAACATTGCATTTTATCGGAGAGTCGATTCgattttttgaaagaatttgTAAAGACGGTACCTGACTTGGTGGGGGACACCGATGACATTCCAGGGTCATCCAGCTCCTTCACGACCCTTGAGGAATTGGCCGCTCCTCCTACCCTAACGCTTCCCAA TGGTGTGCACATCACGGTCAGTCCAGGTGACGGCGCTGCTGCGGCCGTCTCATCTGCCCAAGTAGAGTCGCAATCACCAGTTCCACCCTTGGCCCCGATGCCACCATCGCTAATACCTGCAGTGCCTCCCCTGATATACTACCCTCAGGCGTCTCCAGTCAAAAGCATAGCAGCGTCCGCAGCGTCAACGTCTCCCTCTCACCTGGAGATCGACGAGGATTACGATGCTGTTTGA